The following proteins are encoded in a genomic region of Hoeflea phototrophica DFL-43:
- a CDS encoding ATP-dependent Zn protease has protein sequence MANSDISIDTAQVMNVKLKTLALAVAGRTGADIERLIREARQKARRERRPLSYDDIETALTAGQAAMPPDLVWRIAIHECGHALAYELSGIADVQTVSIGFGNGGFVESRRKEGIIENEAWLDQFLTCILAGRAAEKLVFGDTVMGSGGNELSDLARATKLATDAEAACGFGKTEPLLYRSVQDQPSILSIDRQLAQQVHARLEAAEHRATELLSRNRVALLALATRLAQAKVLDGSEVKALLSAEATAAAENPDNITP, from the coding sequence ATGGCTAATTCCGATATCTCGATCGACACGGCTCAGGTGATGAACGTGAAGCTCAAGACGCTGGCCCTTGCAGTGGCAGGAAGGACGGGCGCAGACATCGAGCGCCTCATCCGTGAGGCTCGCCAAAAAGCCCGGCGTGAACGACGGCCACTGTCCTACGATGACATCGAGACCGCACTCACGGCTGGCCAGGCAGCAATGCCCCCTGATCTGGTCTGGCGTATTGCTATCCACGAGTGCGGGCATGCGCTTGCTTATGAGCTGAGTGGCATCGCTGACGTTCAGACCGTGTCTATCGGCTTCGGCAATGGCGGCTTTGTCGAAAGCAGACGCAAAGAGGGCATCATCGAGAACGAAGCCTGGCTTGACCAATTCCTCACCTGCATCCTGGCAGGCCGGGCGGCCGAGAAGCTGGTCTTTGGCGACACCGTGATGGGCTCAGGCGGCAACGAGCTGTCTGATCTCGCCCGAGCAACAAAGCTCGCAACCGATGCAGAAGCCGCCTGCGGGTTTGGCAAGACCGAACCGCTGCTCTATCGCTCAGTGCAAGATCAGCCGTCGATCCTCTCGATTGATCGACAGCTGGCGCAGCAGGTTCATGCTCGTCTTGAGGCTGCTGAGCACCGGGCTACGGAACTCTTGTCGAGAAACCGCGTTGCGCTGCTGGCTCTGGCCACCCGGCTTGCCCAGGCCAAGGTGCTGGACGGCTCTGAAGTAAAGGCCTTGCTCAGCGCTGAAGCAACCGCTGCAGCAGAGAATCCGGATAACATCACGCCATGA
- a CDS encoding site-specific integrase, with protein sequence MRRVQYVFRRGAVYWWRRRMPVQQRAGQASNIEISLRTKSLHCARSIAAEVTRSSEHLLHEMRQVMISAEDARRILTKVVISCSSKLDSVVAAEIAYGESVANGRTMDIVVGWTYRLFAAQGITAQVGEIERQEMMAAGLDGETIIMIARAVATFRERGPIPPNRNRIAGLLKEFNIPETKVNMQQAEQLYLRGMAAALLNPSRRWTGLRDDDVLLAQTALLEEARNPVAQSLPFDDGGAPIAQVPAAQIDVPVQVRPETPAPVIVPETAPVFAEVEVDDEVTDLDNIDDIEDESSQSLVDIVTAAGNAKVTLGEWESKTLKQHVQLAKLFERFLGHGNPNRVGQNHLAQFRDVLLKFPKNYGKSPRDHIIPVKEILARAEKLPKDQVGLSRATINRHMNNMANIAGMCKAYGHSWESYDGISKLRAKGRGNSENGRPAFTTGDLQALFGLPIWTGAASDGDDGHAGGEIVHDARYWVPLIGAYQGARREEICGFQLDEIIEFEGIWGFKFVPTEVRRLKSEASKRHIPIHPELIRLGFLDYVAALKQAKHTLLFPELVAVAEATPMGDVFNDDWQKMKEAALPRAKEQRKVFHSFRHWCNNEMKQAGVGSEIRKDILGHLNDDVNEGTYSQVARLRLMEAALAELPTPTSGIKPAKIRLLQQVVSHTPRKTRKKTSS encoded by the coding sequence ATGAGACGTGTTCAATATGTGTTCCGGCGCGGAGCGGTCTATTGGTGGCGACGGCGAATGCCAGTTCAGCAACGGGCAGGTCAGGCGTCAAACATTGAGATCAGCCTGCGGACGAAGTCGCTGCACTGTGCCCGCTCAATCGCTGCCGAGGTTACCCGGTCCAGCGAGCACCTGCTCCACGAGATGAGACAAGTCATGATCTCTGCTGAAGACGCCCGACGCATCCTGACCAAAGTGGTCATCTCATGCAGCAGCAAGCTTGATAGTGTCGTCGCAGCAGAGATCGCCTATGGCGAAAGTGTTGCGAACGGACGGACCATGGACATCGTGGTCGGCTGGACATATCGCCTGTTCGCGGCTCAAGGCATCACTGCTCAGGTGGGCGAGATCGAGCGACAGGAGATGATGGCTGCAGGACTTGACGGGGAAACGATCATAATGATTGCGCGGGCGGTTGCGACTTTTCGTGAACGCGGGCCCATACCACCCAATCGCAACCGGATTGCAGGACTTTTAAAAGAGTTCAACATTCCCGAGACGAAGGTAAATATGCAACAGGCCGAGCAGCTCTATCTGCGCGGCATGGCGGCAGCACTTTTAAATCCCAGTCGCCGCTGGACAGGTCTGCGTGATGACGACGTGCTGCTCGCCCAAACTGCACTTCTTGAAGAAGCGCGAAATCCGGTTGCCCAATCACTTCCCTTTGATGACGGTGGTGCCCCGATCGCCCAAGTTCCCGCGGCCCAAATCGACGTTCCAGTTCAAGTGCGGCCGGAGACCCCTGCCCCAGTTATAGTACCAGAAACGGCTCCAGTTTTCGCTGAGGTCGAAGTCGACGACGAAGTCACAGATCTCGACAACATCGATGACATCGAAGATGAGAGCTCTCAAAGCCTGGTTGATATCGTCACAGCTGCCGGCAATGCGAAGGTGACCCTCGGCGAGTGGGAAAGCAAAACACTCAAGCAACACGTCCAGCTTGCCAAGCTCTTTGAGCGCTTCCTTGGCCACGGCAACCCGAACCGGGTCGGTCAAAACCATCTTGCGCAGTTTCGCGATGTCCTGCTCAAATTCCCCAAGAATTATGGAAAATCTCCACGCGACCATATCATTCCGGTCAAGGAAATCCTTGCTCGCGCAGAAAAACTTCCCAAGGATCAGGTTGGCCTGAGTAGGGCGACGATCAACCGCCACATGAACAACATGGCCAATATTGCGGGCATGTGCAAAGCTTATGGCCATTCGTGGGAGAGCTACGATGGCATCTCCAAACTTCGCGCGAAGGGACGCGGGAACTCGGAGAACGGACGCCCTGCCTTCACCACCGGTGATCTTCAGGCCCTGTTCGGTCTTCCGATCTGGACCGGTGCAGCCTCGGATGGTGATGACGGCCATGCGGGCGGAGAGATTGTTCATGACGCACGCTACTGGGTACCACTCATCGGCGCTTACCAGGGTGCAAGGCGTGAGGAAATCTGCGGTTTCCAGCTTGATGAAATCATCGAGTTCGAAGGAATTTGGGGGTTCAAGTTTGTCCCGACCGAGGTTCGCAGATTGAAGTCAGAAGCATCGAAACGACACATTCCAATCCACCCCGAACTTATTCGGTTGGGGTTCCTCGACTATGTTGCCGCATTGAAACAAGCAAAACACACGCTGCTGTTTCCGGAACTCGTGGCAGTCGCAGAAGCAACCCCGATGGGGGATGTGTTCAACGATGACTGGCAAAAGATGAAAGAGGCTGCGCTGCCACGGGCGAAGGAACAGCGAAAGGTTTTTCATTCGTTCCGCCACTGGTGCAACAATGAAATGAAACAGGCGGGAGTGGGATCAGAAATCCGCAAGGACATTCTTGGTCATTTGAATGATGACGTGAATGAAGGCACCTACTCACAGGTTGCACGCCTTCGCTTGATGGAGGCGGCTCTTGCGGAACTCCCGACACCGACATCGGGGATCAAGCCTGCCAAAATTCGGCTGCTGCAGCAGGTCGTTTCGCATACGCCACGGAAGACACGGAAAAAGACCAGCAGTTGA